In a genomic window of Gouania willdenowi chromosome 11, fGouWil2.1, whole genome shotgun sequence:
- the utp23 gene encoding rRNA-processing protein UTP23 homolog → MKIKRQKQAKKTTSFYKYNFGFREPYQILIDGTFCQAALKNKIQIKEQMPKYLMGEIQLCTTSCALKELETLGNDLYGAKIILQRFQVRRCPHFKVPVSASACLLSMLGDNNPHHYYVATQDFSVTQGLKKIPGVPLLYIILNTIVLDKPSQASLDHVQAVQLGELVSPAQQQSIRTLKEEQGIAPKDGVRRGRKRKRKQSNPNPLSCLKKKKKKQGVPTPPLKKTEDEGKKKRSRRTKQKTEGGDGMDAPIAANT, encoded by the exons ATGAAGATCAAGCGACAGAAACAAGCGAAGAAAACCACCAGCTTTTACAAATACAACTTCGGCTTCAGGGAACCGTATCAGATCCTCATCGACGGAACTTTCTGCCAGGCGGCTCTGAAGAACAAGATCCAGATCAAGGAGCAGATGCCCAAGTACCTGATGGGAGAGATCCAGCTGTGCACCACCAG ttgTGCATTAAAGGAGCTGGAGACACTGGGAAATGATTTATACGGGGCAAAAATCATCTTGCAGAGGTTCCAGGTCAGGAGGTGTCCTCACTTTAAGGTGCCAGTCTCTGCGTCTGCGTGTCTGCTGTCCATGCTGGGAGACAACAACCCTCACCACTACTATGTTGCTACTCAG GATTTCTCAGTGACCCAAGGCCTGAAGAAGATCCCTGGAGTTCCTCTGCTCTACATCATCCTCAACACCATCGTGTTGGACAAACCCAGCCAGGCGTCTCTGGACCACGTTCAGGCGGTCCAGCTGGGAGAACTGGTGAGTCCAGCGCAGCAGCAGAGCATCCGCACGCTGAAGGAGGAGCAGGGCATCGCGCCCAAGGACGGGGTGAGgagagggaggaagaggaagaggaaacagAGCAACCCAAACCCGCTGAGTtgtctgaagaagaagaagaaaaagcaagGCGTGCCCACACCACCACTGAAGAAGACGGAAGACGAgggaaagaagaagaggagtAGACGCACGAAACAAAAGACGGAGGGAGGAGACGGCATGGATGCTCCCATAGCTGCAAACACATAG
- the LOC114472466 gene encoding double-strand-break repair protein rad21 homolog A-like, which yields MFYAHFVLSKRGPLAKIWLAAHWDKKLTKAHVFECNLESSVESIISPKVKMALRTSGHLLLGVVRIYHRKAKYLLADCNEAFIKIKMAFRPGVVDLPEENREAAYNAITLPEEFHDFDQPLPDLDDIDVAQQFNLNQSRVEEITMREEVGNLSLLQDNDFADFGMDEREMMREESAFEVDIMTSSASNLLLEAEAGTNQMPEKSNHLQYDDQYKDDFGDVPMGNNEGGMLVDKLLSNEDGGGIFDDPPAITGSVMMPQEHGDDDDFDALSAGAPDSPDSGPTEPLPTMADQTEQTSLVHNEQETFALEPIDITVKETKAKRKRKLIVDSVKELDSKTIRAQLSDYSDIVTTLDLAPPTKKLMMWKETGGVEKLFSLPAQPLWNARLLKMFTRCLTPLVPDELRKRRKGGEADSLDEFLKDLDNPEVPKVENAKDITDQTIMEEASLLQTAAVEGSRTTLEDSMMASPSNQKGLKGKAQEAEPLEPQESRATDASQQLETTSLELPREDFTSNTISQLIELDLLADKEKKKNDDDSDEEEEEEQGGDQDQEEKRWNKRTQQMLHGLQRVMDKTGAQSVSLLDLCRNNNRKQAAAKFYSFLVLKKQQAVELLQEEPYSDIVATPGPRFHII from the exons ATGTTTTATGCTCACTTCGTTCTCAGCAAACGAGGTCCGCTGGCCAAAATCTGGCTGGCGGCCCACTGGGACAAAAAACTCACCAAAGCTCACGTGTTTGAGTGCAACCTGGAGAGCAGCGTGGAGAGCATCATCTCcccaaag GTTAAAATGGCTCTGCGAACATCAGGTCATCTACTGCTGGGCGTGGTGAGGATCTACCACAGGAAAGCCAAGTATCTGCTGGCAGACTGTAACGAGGCTTTCATCAAGATCAAGATGGCCTTCAGACCAG GTGTGGTGGATCTACCAGAGGAGAACAGAGAGGCTGCATACAACGCCATCACTCTGCCTGAGGAGTTTCACGACTTCGACCAGCCGCTTCCAGATTTAGA TGACATTGATGTGGCTCAGCAGTTCAACCTGAACCAAAGCAGGGTGGAGGAGATCACCATGAGAGAAGAGGTGGGAAACCTTAGCCTGCTGCAGGACAATGACTTTG CCGACTTCGGGATGGACGAGCGTGAGATGATGAGAGAGGAAAGCGCCTTCGAGGTGGACATCATGACGTCTTCAGCCTCCAACCTGCTTCTGGAGGCAGAGGCTGGAACCAATCAAATGCCTGAAAAATCCAATCACCTACAGTATGACGACCAGTACAAGGACGACTTTGGAGACGTCCCCATGGGGAACAATGAAGGAGGAATGCTGG TGGACAAGCTGCTGAGTAACGAGGATGGAGGCGGGATCTTTGATGACCCTCCAGCCATCACAGGGAGCGTCATGATGCCACAGGAGCACGGAGACGATGACGACTTTGATGCACTTTCAG CTGGAGCTCCTGACAGTCCAGACTCAGGCCCAACAGAACCACTTCCCACCATGGCCGACCAGACGGAGCAGACCAGTTTGGTCCACAACGAGCAGGAAACCTTCGCCCTGGAGCCCATCGACATCACAG TGAAGGAAACCAAAGCAAAGCGTAAGAGGAAGCTGATTGTGGACAGTGTGAAAGAACTGGACAGTAAAACCATCCGTGCGCAGCTTTCCGACTACTCCGACATCGTCACCACCCTGGATTTGGCTCCTCCCACCAAGAAGCTGATGATGTGGAAGGAGACCGGTGGGGTGGAGAAGCTCTTCTCTCTGCCAGCTCAGCCTCTGTGGAACGCTCGGCTGCTGAAG ATGTTTACAAGATGTCTGACTCCACTGGTGCCTGATgagctgaggaagaggaggaaagggGGAGAGGCTGACAGCCTGGATGAGTTTCTTAAAGATCTGGACAATCCGGAGGTCCCAAAAGTTGAAAATGCAAAAGATATAACAG ACCAAACCATTATGGAGGAAGCCAGTTTGCTGCAGACTGCGGCTGTGGAGGGAAGCAGGACAACGCTGGAAGATTCTATGATGGCGTCACCGTCCAATCAGAAAGGCCTGAAGGGCAAAGCACAGGAAGCGGAGCCG TTGGAACCGCAGGAGTCCAGAGCGACGGACGCGTCCCAGCAGCTGGAAACGACCTCCTTGGAATTACCTCGAGAGGATTTTACCTCCAACACCATCAGCCAGCTGATAGAACTGGACCTGCTCGCTgacaaggagaagaagaagaacgatGATGACTCTGATGAAGAG gaggaggaggagcagggaggagatCAGGACCAGGAGGAGAAAAGGTGGAACAAAAGAACCCAGCAGATGCTTCACGGCCTGCAG CGTGTGATGGACAAAACAGGAGCTCAGTCCGTCAGTTTACTCGACCTGTGCAGGAACAACAACCGTAAACAAGCGGCTGCAAAGTTCTACAGTTTCCTGGTTCTGAAGAAGCAGCAGGCGGTGGAGCTCCTTCAGGAGGAGCCCTACAGTGACATCGTGGCTACGCCCGGCCCTCGATTCCACATCATCTGA
- the LOC114472171 gene encoding homocysteine-responsive endoplasmic reticulum-resident ubiquitin-like domain member 2 protein isoform X2: protein MDQAVVDGPVTLVIRAPNQKYDDQTINCCQDWTVEKLKAHLADVYPCKPSSKDQRLVYSGKLLLDHFTLKDVLRKHDEYHMLHLVCASRTPPSSPKPPRSCSNKPQESAALQNSSTSGQSEHFSSAESSDTHTQQTGAFPYHQMYPHLMHSWNPHSREPAPHTNAHAHFSPMSFMWWQQLYAWNYYTYYQSLAASSQHLRPRQPQHGGRHGNPEVQMIAQRGEVLNEDELHRDWLDWVYTFSRTAILGSIVYYYSSFSRFVMVMLAMLVLYMHQAGWFPVNLEIEVHFNERANQDEVEREIENQDIQEMEGILDDGSDDDDGDSGEDEAEDPDQGPNAGFLSSTWSFLITFFMSLIPEGPQNAVN from the exons ATGGATCAAGCTGTGGTGGACGGTCCGGTTACGCTGGTCATCAGGGCCCCCAACCAGAAGTACGATGATCAGACCATCAACTGCTGCCAGGACTGGACGGTGGAGAAGCTCAAAGCTCACCTAGCTGACGTGTACCCGTGTAAACCG AGTTCCAAAGACCAGAGGCTGGTTTATTCTGGAaagctgcttttggatcacTTTACCTTAAAGGATGTGCTCAGAAAA CACGATGAGTATCATATGCTCCATCTGGTTTGTGCCTCTCGAACCCCTCCCAGCTCCCCAAAGCCCCCCCGAAGCTGCAGCAACAAGCCTCAGGAGAGCGCG GCCTTACAGAACTCCAGCACTTCTGGTCAGAGTGAACATTTCTCCTCAGCCGAGAgcagcgacacacacacacagcaaactGGAGCCTTTCCTTACCACCAGATGTATCCTCACCTCATGCACAG CTGGAATCCACATTCCCGAGAGCCGGCGCCtcacacaaacgcacacgcTCACTTCAGCCCCATGTCGTTCATGTGGTGGCAGCAGCTGTACGCCTGGAACTACTACACCTATTA TCAGTCACTGGCCGCGTCCTCCCAGCACCTTCGGCCCCGCCAGCCGCAACATGGGGGTCGCCATGGCAACCCCGAAGTCCAGATGATCGCGCAGAGAGGGGAGGTCCTGAACGAGGACGAGCTTCACCGGGACTGGCTGGACTGGGTCTACACGTTTTCACGCACCGCCATCCTGGGCAGCATCGTGTATTACTACTCCTCCTTCAGCCGCTTCGTCATGGTGATGCTGGCCATGCTGGTGCTATACAT GCACCAGGCCGGATGGTTTCCTGTCAATCTGGAGATTGAGGTCCATTTTAATGAAAGAGCCAATCAGGACGAAGTGGAGAGAGAGATTGAAAACCAAGACATTCAAGAAATG GAAGGAATCCTGGATGATGGTTCCGATGACGACGATGGTGATAGTGGAGAGGATGAAGCCGAAGATCCCGACCAAGGTCCAAACGCAGGCTTCCTGTCGTCCACGTGGTCCTTCCTCATCACCTTCTTCATGTCGCTCATACCTGAGGGTCCACAGAACGCTGTGAACTAA
- the rnf5 gene encoding E3 ubiquitin-protein ligase RNF5: MAAADPRSSIDGGAASRGGFPAGESSDERGGTGGSSNGPEREPDRASFECNICLDTARDAVISMCGHLFCWPCLHQWLETRPSRQQCPVCKAEISREKVIPLYGRGSSSQEDPRLKTPPRPQGQRTEPESRGGMFQGFGDTGFHMSFGIGAFPFGFFTTVINANDPFHRADQYAADHQGNGNPNNGNDNWQDSLFLFVAIFFFFWLLSV, translated from the exons ATGGCGGCCGCAGATCCCCGGTCCTCGATTGACGGAGGGGCGGCCAGCAGAGGAGGATTCCCGGCTGGGGAGAGCAGTGACGAGCGCGGAGGGACGGGCGGCAGCAGCAACGGCCCGGAGAGAGAGCCGGACCGGGCCAGCTTCGAGTGCAACATCTGCCTGGACACGGCCCGGGACGCTGTCATCAGTATGTGTGGACACTTGTTCTG CTGGCCCTGCCTTCATCAG TGGTTGGAGACTCGGCCCAGCAGGCAGCAGTGTCCCGTGTGCAAAGCAGAAATCAGCAGAGAGAAAGTCATCCCACTGTACGGCAGAGGGAGCTCCAGCCAGGAGGACCCCCG ATTGAAAACTCCTCCTCGACCCCAGGGACAGAGGACGGAGCCTGAGAGCAGAGGGGGG ATGTTCCAGGGGTTCGGTGACACGGGCTTCCACATGTCCTTTGGGATCGGCGCGTTCCCCTTCGGCTTCTTCACCACGGTCATCAACGCCAACGATCCGTTCCACAGAGCAG ACCAATATGCCGCCGATCACCAAGGCAACGGAAATCCCAACAACGGCAACGACAACTGGCAGGACTCCCTCTTCCTGTTCGTggccatcttcttcttcttctggctGCTGAGCGTGTGA
- the LOC114472171 gene encoding homocysteine-responsive endoplasmic reticulum-resident ubiquitin-like domain member 2 protein isoform X1, which yields MDQAVVDGPVTLVIRAPNQKYDDQTINCCQDWTVEKLKAHLADVYPCKPSSKDQRLVYSGKLLLDHFTLKDVLRKHDEYHMLHLVCASRTPPSSPKPPRSCSNKPQESAQALQNSSTSGQSEHFSSAESSDTHTQQTGAFPYHQMYPHLMHSWNPHSREPAPHTNAHAHFSPMSFMWWQQLYAWNYYTYYQSLAASSQHLRPRQPQHGGRHGNPEVQMIAQRGEVLNEDELHRDWLDWVYTFSRTAILGSIVYYYSSFSRFVMVMLAMLVLYMHQAGWFPVNLEIEVHFNERANQDEVEREIENQDIQEMEGILDDGSDDDDGDSGEDEAEDPDQGPNAGFLSSTWSFLITFFMSLIPEGPQNAVN from the exons ATGGATCAAGCTGTGGTGGACGGTCCGGTTACGCTGGTCATCAGGGCCCCCAACCAGAAGTACGATGATCAGACCATCAACTGCTGCCAGGACTGGACGGTGGAGAAGCTCAAAGCTCACCTAGCTGACGTGTACCCGTGTAAACCG AGTTCCAAAGACCAGAGGCTGGTTTATTCTGGAaagctgcttttggatcacTTTACCTTAAAGGATGTGCTCAGAAAA CACGATGAGTATCATATGCTCCATCTGGTTTGTGCCTCTCGAACCCCTCCCAGCTCCCCAAAGCCCCCCCGAAGCTGCAGCAACAAGCCTCAGGAGAGCGCG CAGGCCTTACAGAACTCCAGCACTTCTGGTCAGAGTGAACATTTCTCCTCAGCCGAGAgcagcgacacacacacacagcaaactGGAGCCTTTCCTTACCACCAGATGTATCCTCACCTCATGCACAG CTGGAATCCACATTCCCGAGAGCCGGCGCCtcacacaaacgcacacgcTCACTTCAGCCCCATGTCGTTCATGTGGTGGCAGCAGCTGTACGCCTGGAACTACTACACCTATTA TCAGTCACTGGCCGCGTCCTCCCAGCACCTTCGGCCCCGCCAGCCGCAACATGGGGGTCGCCATGGCAACCCCGAAGTCCAGATGATCGCGCAGAGAGGGGAGGTCCTGAACGAGGACGAGCTTCACCGGGACTGGCTGGACTGGGTCTACACGTTTTCACGCACCGCCATCCTGGGCAGCATCGTGTATTACTACTCCTCCTTCAGCCGCTTCGTCATGGTGATGCTGGCCATGCTGGTGCTATACAT GCACCAGGCCGGATGGTTTCCTGTCAATCTGGAGATTGAGGTCCATTTTAATGAAAGAGCCAATCAGGACGAAGTGGAGAGAGAGATTGAAAACCAAGACATTCAAGAAATG GAAGGAATCCTGGATGATGGTTCCGATGACGACGATGGTGATAGTGGAGAGGATGAAGCCGAAGATCCCGACCAAGGTCCAAACGCAGGCTTCCTGTCGTCCACGTGGTCCTTCCTCATCACCTTCTTCATGTCGCTCATACCTGAGGGTCCACAGAACGCTGTGAACTAA